Genomic window (Candidatus Methylomirabilota bacterium):
CTCCTCCTGATATGTCTAAGGGCGCCTGCTATGTCCTCTTGCAAGGTGAAGCAGACAGATGAGGCGTTCGATAGTCAGATAATCAAATCCTGTTTTATCAGTCGGCTAGACCGGTTGTCGTCTCATAACCGAGCCGTTCGGAGAGCTTACTCGCCGCTGTCCTGACAAGCGGGGCGAGTTCATGTTCGATCCGCTCAAGGGAGAACCGGGGGACAGGGCCAGATAGGCCGATACTGGCCACCACCTTTCGAGAGTAGTCTCTTACGGGAGCGGCAATACACCGTACCCCCGGCTCATACTCTTCATTATCAACGGCGAACCCGAGCCTGGCCACCTCGCGGAGATGGTCCCGGAATGCCTGGGAGTCGGTAATCGTATGCTCGGTCAGTGCGCGCATCGGCTGGTGTTCAAGAATGCTGTCCAACCGGTCGGCCGACTCATAGGCCAGTTGCGCCTTTCCCGAGGCGGTGCAGTACACCGGGAGGCGTCGCCCCGGAAACGATGCGACTCGAACCATCTGGCTGGTGTCCTGAACAAGGACATAGATGACCTCCGATCCGTCCAGAACGGCAAGATAAGCGGTTTCATCGCACTGGCCCACTAACTCTTCGATGATCGGCCTGGCCTGGCGCCGAAAACCGAGATGATGAAGAA
Coding sequences:
- a CDS encoding IclR family transcriptional regulator, which gives rise to MDHRKKEKTEYLVQAVDRALDILESFDYQTGELGVTELAEKLHLPKNNVFRLLATLEVRGYIEQDKKTANYRLGIKPFEVANVFLHHLGFRRQARPIIEELVGQCDETAYLAVLDGSEVIYVLVQDTSQMVRVASFPGRRLPVYCTASGKAQLAYESADRLDSILEHQPMRALTEHTITDSQAFRDHLREVARLGFAVDNEEYEPGVRCIAAPVRDYSRKVVASIGLSGPVPRFSLERIEHELAPLVRTAASKLSERLGYETTTGLAD